ATGAAAAAGTAAAACAAAATTTTAATATTAGTTATTCACAAGCTTTTAGAAGAGTTAAAAAGCAAGGTTTCATTAACATCCAAATGACAAGAAAAGGTAAAAGAGAATCTAGAAAAATTAGAAGATTGCTTAAACAAGAAATTGGTGAAAAAACTTCACTTTTCACAAGAATTGGTTCTTTAGAAATTGATGAGCGTGAGAAGAAAAGAAAAAGCGTTTATCAAGCTAAAAATATACATTTAAAATTTGGTGAAAATGTTGAATTAGATGCTTGTCAAGAAATATTTTTTGGGGATAAAAAAGTTTTCATTTACCACGCAATTGATTCAGCTACAGGTAAATTACTTGAACTTCAATGTGAAGAGCAAGAAACAAATGTGGGTTACCAAAAGCTAATTGATAAACTCTTTAAAAAATATGGATTTCCTTCAAATATAACAACAGATCGCAGAAGAACTTTTTGAGGTTCAGAAAAAACATACACAATGTTTGAAGAGGCTTTAATCGATAGAGGAATTACTTTATTTGTGTCATCTAATCCTAAAGATAAGCCAAATGTGGAAAGATCTTTTGCTAGTGCTCAAAATTATTACCCTTATTTATTTAAAAATAAAGGTATTGATTCTATTGATGAATTAAATAAAAGAAGCGAAGAAATTATTGACGAATATAACAAACATTTTCAAAAAACAGAAGGTAATAAAGAAACCAAATTTATCAAAAATGATCATAATTCAAACATTTATGATTTTTCTTTAAGAATTAGAAGAAGAGTAAATAATGGGGTTGTTATGTATAAAAATAAAATGCTCGCCCCTTACGACGAACATAATAAAAGATTAATGTTTTTTTCACAAAACGGAAAAGATATTAATTTATGTTTAGATGTAAACCAAAACTTGTATTTCGAAATCAATAATAAGAAATATATTGCAAAAGTTGTTGAAGAATCCGAATTAAATGAAACCGAAATTTATGCTTTAGCTAAAGGGTGAGATATTTCTATCCCACAAGTACATGTGATTGCAAAGGCAATTGTAAATTCTAGAAAATTCACTTTAGCACAGTCACAATTAAGACATTTCCCCAACGAAATTCTTAAAAATGAAAACGCACAAAAGATAATCAAAATACTTGAAAGAAGTGAACAGATTTTGTTAAAACTTTATAACTTACTTGAAAAAGATATAGAGTGAAAAGATAAAGTTGCATTCATTAACAACTAATATCACAAAACATATTTTATAATCAACAATTTCTTTATGAATTTTGAAGTTCTTTTGGTTCTTTTCTTCGAAAGAAAAGAAGGCCCGTGCTGTAGGACAAATATTGAATTTGTAAAACCAAAAACTAACATACAAAATTAATTGATTTTATTAATTCAATACTTAAATTTTATTTCAATAATTAATATCAGAATTGCTTGTGTTGAATTCTTAAGAATTCAATATAATTATATTAAAAGAAACAAACAAGAGTGACAATTCGTTTAATAATTTACAAATATAGAAATGAACAATCTTAATAATTCAAAATAAATGACGAATTATTGTATAAAAATTAAAAAAAATATTCAAAAAAATATTCAAAATATTCAAAATACTTAAAATTTTGTCGATAGTAAATGTAAATATGATATTTTCTATCAAAACTGCAAAGATAAAGGTTTATTTTTGCAAAAAATATAAATAAATATAAATATTAAATATAAAGGAAAAATAAAAACTATGAAAAAGAAATGAAAATTTGGCTTTTTGTCATCTATTTTTAGTTTAGCATTAGCTCCTATCGCAATATCTGCTAGTCCTTCTCCAAGTATTCAGGTTAATGAGAAAGAAGACTCGGTTGCACCTTTTTTAAATGATTTAGATTCAAGAGATAAGATTCTTGTTTTGGAATTAAAATATGAAATTCCTAATTTTGAAAATTTTAACCAATATTCTTTATTTGTGAAAGAAAAAAATAATTTTTACTTAAAAGAAATACAAAAGTTAAATTTATCTGGAATTTCTTTAGAAATTAACCCTATATTCCCAGAGATATGAGTGAATTTTAGTTCTGAGAAAGAATATCAAAATATTGATTTCTATTATCAAAAACTTAAGAATTTATTTTTTATAAAAAATACTAAGGTTCCATATAAGAATTTATTGAAAAAAAATTGAATTCCTGATTATTTATTTGATACGCATATTGAATGAGTAAAAAAATATAGAACAGACAATAACTATTTCAGTGAACAATTAAAAATGGTAAAAGACTTAGAATTTCCATACTTTGAAGAGAATGTATACAAAATGCATAAAATGGAAATGGAAGTTGATGATTTTGGTTTTGAATTTCCATATTATCGTCAAAAACCTAAACCTAAAACAATAGAAACTAAACCTGCTGATTTTAAAGAAAAACCAAATTTTAAAATTGGTGTTTTAGAAGTTAACAATGTTTTTTACAGAAAGGATTTTTCTAGCGACAAAACTGATGAATTTAAAATAACAACAACAAATTATTTTAAACCAAGTGAAGATAGTTATTTTAATAAATATATCAAAACAAGAAATTGATTTTCGGATAATGAAGAAAAGAGACAACAATTTGATTTTAGTGAGAACAAAAATATTACTCACTCTGCAAATGTAACATCTATAATCAAAAACACTCTTTCAACTTACAGCAACGTTGAATTGGTGTATGCAAATTTTGGTGGTTTTGTTGAGGATGAGAATTCATATTTTATTAGAACCTTAAGAGGTGATAATAACATTACCAATAAAGAATGATCATTTTCTGGAAGTTCTTATAAAGAATGATTTAAAAGTATGGAATATTTATTAAATAATGATGTAAAAATAATAAACCATAGTTATTCATCAAACCGCAACTCATTTGATTTTTATTCAGGACAAGAAGAATTTTTAGATTATATTGCTTATAATTTCGGTGTTGTAAACGTGTTTTCTTCTAATAATAATGCCAGTTATGAAAGCACTATAGCTACTGGTGAGTTTTTCGATAATAATTATAAAAATTCAGCAAACTCTCTTTTCATCGGTTCAATCAATAAAAATAGTGTTTGAAGTAGTTTTAGTGGTTATAAAAATAACTATAAATTACCACATCAATTAGCTCCAATTGTTCTAGCTCCTGGAGAAAATTATAACTTTAGTTTCTTGAAAAATAATTCACAAAAAAACGGTAGTGGTACTAGTTATTCTGCTCCTTTAGTTGCTTCTCTATTGGGGAAATTATTTTCAGAAAATTCCAAGTTATTTAATGATAAAAATATATCTAAATTATTTTCATTGATAGCTTTATCTGCTGATAAATTAAACAACTTAGGATTTGATAAAGAAGGTTTTGGTTTATTCAACTTCGCAAAAATGTATGAATTATCAGATAAAGTTATTGACTTAAAAAACCTTGAAAGAATTTCAAATAAAAATGTTACTGACAAAATTTTTGTTGGAAATGATAAAAAAATAAGATTTTCACTTGCCTTTTTAAAAACAGTAGGTGTTAATAAAAATAAATTTGAATATGTTTATGATTGAAGAAAAAATTATGAAAATGAATATTTACAATATGTAAATGAATTTAAAATACCTAGAATTTACATTGAAAAGTTAGTTAATGGCAAATGAATAAAAATAAAAGATGTTAACTTTGCAGTATCTGAATATGTAAAACTAGATGATATTTCAATTAATGAAAACGGTTACATTCGTTTCGTTTTCGAAAATATGGACAGCCAAGCTAAAGGTTCATTAGTTTACGAATCCGTTGATAAAGGAGTCTAAAAATGAAAAAAAATATAAAAATATTCAATTATTTTCTTGCTTTTTCTTCTTTTGCAGCATTTCCTACAATTGCGGTTTCGTGTAAAAACAACGATGAATCAATTTTGAAAAAAAATTTAGAAATTTCTTCAAGTAAAACTTCACATTCTTTTGATAAAGAGTTATTTGGAAACGTATCACGTAAAGGTAATCAATACGAACTTCAAAAACTAGTTAGAAAAGTAGAAAGAGACTGAGATATAGATCTTAATCAACTTTGAAACTCTATTACAGGAAAACACACTTGAGCGGACATATTCATCGATAGATTTGATCCACAGCAAAGAGAAAAACTATTACCTTGATCAAGTAAAATAGTAAATTCAAATCAGCAAGGTAGAATTGTTAAAAATCCTGAAAAAGTGGAAATTGATAATAATTATAAAGAAACATTAATGTCTTTAAATAACTTTTTGCTTAAAAATATTAATGATTTAGATGTAGATCAAAAATTACCTAAAGAATCTTTTAATAACATATTCTCTGGAGCATTTAAATACAAAATTGAAAACCCAATTCGAAATGTAAATGACTTTTTTGTGAACTTTGTTAAATTAGATTCTCCAGAATATTTAAGCGACATTTGAACAAATGTATTTTTTGCTAATCAATATAGTGAAGTTGAAGAATATGTATCTCAAATGGAATCAACAAATGCAAAAGATGAATTAATGAATAATCTTTTACCAAAAATAAAGGCTTTATTTGATAATAATGCAGATGACATGGGTACATTTTCTGTAGCAATAATTCCTACTTACAATGATAATATGTATATAAGAAATATGTATTACAACTATGAAAAAGGAAACTTAATTGCAAAGATGAGCTTTTTAAATAATGATGAAATTAGTGAAAATCTTAGCTTATTAATTGTTCCTGTTTCATATGCGCCAAAGTATATGAATGCATTTTTCCCTTGAACAAGATGGTCTTTATTTGATAATCTTCAATATCAGTCTTATCGTTTTGCAAATGATGTACATTATTCAAGACATTTAAGTTCTAAATTCTTAGATATTGACAATTTTGTTGTTAAAAATAAAAGACACCTAAAGTTTGAAGGATATGATTCAGAAATCAATATCGATGTTTGACTCGAAAGACCATATATGCGTTCTTTCGAATGAACAACGCTAACGTATACAGCAAATTTATACTTTGATAATCTTTTTTATTGTTATTTAGATCATTTCATTAACGGACAATCTTACACTGTAGAAAATCTTTCTGGAGAACAATTAGAAAATAAATTCGTTAAATTCTTAAGCTACAAACTTCAAATTAGCGAGTTAGACACTCAAAATTTCTTTAATAAAATTAAAAACTTTGAAAAATTAAACGAAAATGAAATTCCTTTATTAAAAAAATGAGTAACTCAAGATTTTAAAGATTATGATTCAGAAATCAATTTATGATGAACATATTAAGGAGTTTATATGAAATTAAAATTAAATAAAATTTGTTTGCCTCTTTTATCAGCTTTTTCTGTTTTCGGAATGACAAGTTGTAAAAATGAAGTAAAACCAGAATCTGAAGTTGTAGTTGTAGAAAAAGAAAAAATTGTTTCAGCTCCTGAAAAAAGTCCAAAAGAATCTTTTATCCTTAATTTAGTTGATAGAGCTCTTCGTGAAAAGTACCACCCAAGTAAAGATAACGAGTGATGATGATGAAGTGAAAAAGAATGAAATAAAATGAAATTACCTATAGCCGGTAGCGAAAAAGAACGCCCAAAATATGGTGCTCATGAAGATAAAGAAATTTATTTTTCTGAACATGGAATATCAAAATTAGAAACTCGTACTGAAATTGATTCTGAATATGCTTCAAAATTAGAGAAATTTAAAAAGTATTTAAATAAATCATTAGATCAATACAGCAAACAAGAATCTTCTTTTGACAGTATAAATGATAATTTTTACAGCGTGTTTAAATATCAATTTAATTCTTCTATTAAAGATCACTTTAGTTTTATTAAAAAAGCATTTGTTATCGATAAAAACATCCCAAATGCAGATTATTTATCATATGAATGAACAAATTTATTTTTACTTAAAAACACAGAAAAAATTCATGAATATGCAAATGCAATTCAAAATGAAGAATTTAAAAATGAATTTCTAACAAATGTTTTACCCGTTATCGAGAAAATGTTTGTAGATTATGATGCACAAAATAATCCTAACTTTAGAGTGGCAATTATCCCTACCACAAACAACACAATGCATCTTAGAAACATTTTAGTTGATAAAAATAATTTAAATTTAATTGCTAGAATGAATTACTTAAATAAAGGTGAAGTTGATAAATTAAACTTATTAATCGTTCCTTTAAATTATGATCTTAGCAAGTTCAATGCTCCTGATCATTCAAGCAAAAACCCTAACATCTTAGATCTTGATAGAGAATTTGGAACTATTGAAGAAAATGAACCTAAGGGTGAAAAATTACAAGATTATCTTGCTGGATATGTTTCTGATTTATACTTTGATAATTTCTTCTACATTTACTTAGATCATTTTATAAATGGTGCTAACTACAACGTTGCAATAAATGAACAAGAAAACCTCAATGATTTCTTAAGGCTTTTTGCATATAAAATGAATTTAAGCTTTAATGAAGCTTCTGCTTTCTTTAATAAAATTCAAACATTGCAAAAATTAAGTGATAGTGACTTTGTTCTCCTTGAGAAATGATTAGAGCAAGCTTTTAATTAGAAGCACAAAAATAGCTAAATTATGAAAAATAAGAAAAAATTACTCTCTATTTCTTCTTTATTACCGTTTTTGTTGGTACCTGCAATTTCATCTTGTAAAAGCCATCAAGAAGCTCCAATAAATGCTAAAAAAGAAGTTGCCTCAAATAATCACTCTGATGAACATCGTATCTCAGTTGAGTATGACTTAAATGAATTTAACTTTTCAAAAGGTAAGCAATATGAATTGCAAAAATTGGTAAGAAATGTTAAAAAAGAGTGAGATTTAGATTTAAATCAGTTATGAAATTCAATAACAAAAAGACATAGCTGAGCTAACTTATTTATTGATAGATTTGATAAGGAACAAATTAGTAATTTATTACCTTGATCAAGTCAAAAGATCTATGAAGATAAATATGGAAGAATAATCAAAAACAATGAAAAAGTCACTGTGGATGATAATTATAAAGATTACTTAAAATGACTTGATAATTATTTAGTAAAAGACTTTAATAGCTTAAATGTAGAAGAAAAGTTGACACCTTCCAATTCCAAAGATTCTTTCTTTGGTGTATTTAAGTACAAACTTGAAAACACTATATATGATGCAAATGATTTCTTCGTAAATTTTGTCAAGTTAGATTCACCTGAATATTTGGATGATATTTGAACAAATGTCTTTTTTGTTAATAAGTACAGCGAATTAGAAGAATATGTATCAGGAATGGATTCAGCAGCAGCTAAAAAAGAGCTAAGACAAAATCTTCTTCCAAAAATCCAATCATTATTTGAAAATAATAAATCAAAAGATATGTTTTTCTCAGTAGCTATAATCCCTACTTATAATGAAAACATGTTTATAAGAAATATGTATTATGATAATGAAAAAGGTAATCTAATTGCAAAAATGAGCTTTTTAAATAGCGAACAAATTAGTGATAAATTAAACTTGCTTATTGTACCTATTTGATACAAACCTAAATTCCATATAGTTTTTGAGCCCTGAAAACAATTAAAGCCAACATATGATACTTTTGGTTTTCCAGTTGATGAAACTGTTTATTATTCTAGAAAGTTAAGTTCAAAGTTTACTAACATTGACAACTTTATAATTAGAAACAAAAGAACCTTAAACTTCATATTAGATGATTCATACAATGAAAATGAATGAATTAACATACCTTATCATCAAACTTTTGAATGAACCTTACTTACTTATACTGCTAATTTATATTTTGACAACCTATTTTATTGTTATCTAGATCACTTTATTAATGGTCAATCATACACTTTTGAAAACTTTTTAGATCAAGAAGCTGAAAACAAATTTATTAAGTTTTTAAGCTATAAATTAAGAATTAACGAGCTAGATGCAAGAAACTTCTTTAACAAAATTCAAAATTTAGAAAAGCTAAATTATTTGGAAATTCCATTATTGAAAAAATGAGTTATGCAAGATTTTAAAGACTATGACAAAGAAATTGATATAAAAGAAACATTTTAGGATAAAAATGAAACGAAAATTAAATACGCTTTTAGTTTCTACTATTTCCGCTTTGTCTTTAATCGGTATAACTAGTTGTAATAATGAAATAGTCAAAGAAAATAAACCAGTAATTGTAGAAAAAGATG
This genomic window from Mycoplasmopsis gallinacea contains:
- a CDS encoding S8 family serine peptidase, which encodes MKKKWKFGFLSSIFSLALAPIAISASPSPSIQVNEKEDSVAPFLNDLDSRDKILVLELKYEIPNFENFNQYSLFVKEKNNFYLKEIQKLNLSGISLEINPIFPEIWVNFSSEKEYQNIDFYYQKLKNLFFIKNTKVPYKNLLKKNWIPDYLFDTHIEWVKKYRTDNNYFSEQLKMVKDLEFPYFEENVYKMHKMEMEVDDFGFEFPYYRQKPKPKTIETKPADFKEKPNFKIGVLEVNNVFYRKDFSSDKTDEFKITTTNYFKPSEDSYFNKYIKTRNWFSDNEEKRQQFDFSENKNITHSANVTSIIKNTLSTYSNVELVYANFGGFVEDENSYFIRTLRGDNNITNKEWSFSGSSYKEWFKSMEYLLNNDVKIINHSYSSNRNSFDFYSGQEEFLDYIAYNFGVVNVFSSNNNASYESTIATGEFFDNNYKNSANSLFIGSINKNSVWSSFSGYKNNYKLPHQLAPIVLAPGENYNFSFLKNNSQKNGSGTSYSAPLVASLLGKLFSENSKLFNDKNISKLFSLIALSADKLNNLGFDKEGFGLFNFAKMYELSDKVIDLKNLERISNKNVTDKIFVGNDKKIRFSLAFLKTVGVNKNKFEYVYDWRKNYENEYLQYVNEFKIPRIYIEKLVNGKWIKIKDVNFAVSEYVKLDDISINENGYIRFVFENMDSQAKGSLVYESVDKGV
- a CDS encoding variable surface lipoprotein, with product MKKNIKIFNYFLAFSSFAAFPTIAVSCKNNDESILKKNLEISSSKTSHSFDKELFGNVSRKGNQYELQKLVRKVERDWDIDLNQLWNSITGKHTWADIFIDRFDPQQREKLLPWSSKIVNSNQQGRIVKNPEKVEIDNNYKETLMSLNNFLLKNINDLDVDQKLPKESFNNIFSGAFKYKIENPIRNVNDFFVNFVKLDSPEYLSDIWTNVFFANQYSEVEEYVSQMESTNAKDELMNNLLPKIKALFDNNADDMGTFSVAIIPTYNDNMYIRNMYYNYEKGNLIAKMSFLNNDEISENLSLLIVPVSYAPKYMNAFFPWTRWSLFDNLQYQSYRFANDVHYSRHLSSKFLDIDNFVVKNKRHLKFEGYDSEINIDVWLERPYMRSFEWTTLTYTANLYFDNLFYCYLDHFINGQSYTVENLSGEQLENKFVKFLSYKLQISELDTQNFFNKIKNFEKLNENEIPLLKKWVTQDFKDYDSEINLWWTY